Proteins from a genomic interval of Mycolicibacterium grossiae:
- the pstA gene encoding phosphate ABC transporter permease PstA — protein sequence MTSTLDRPVKQPTFQGVSGRRKLTNNIATVLVTASVLVALVPLLWVLYSVITKGLTAITQATWFTNSQAGMTAFAAGGGVYHALVGTLLQGIVCSIISIPIGVLVAVYLVEYGGGTRLGKVTTFMVDILTGVPSIVAALFIYALWVATLGFERSGFAVSLSLVLLMIPVIVRATEEMLRIVPMDLREASYALGVPKWKTIVRIVIPTALSGIVTGVMLALARVMGETAPLLILVGYAQAMNFDMFGGFMGSLPGMMFDQISAGAGANPVPTDRLWGAALTLILLIAILNVAARLVAKIFAPKKV from the coding sequence GTGACCTCGACCCTGGACCGCCCGGTCAAGCAGCCCACGTTCCAGGGTGTCAGCGGACGCCGGAAGCTGACCAACAACATCGCCACCGTCCTGGTGACCGCCTCGGTGCTCGTCGCGCTGGTGCCGCTGCTGTGGGTGCTGTACTCGGTGATCACCAAGGGCCTGACGGCCATCACGCAGGCGACGTGGTTCACCAACTCCCAGGCCGGCATGACGGCCTTCGCCGCCGGCGGCGGCGTCTACCACGCATTGGTCGGCACACTGCTGCAGGGCATCGTCTGCTCGATCATCTCGATCCCGATCGGCGTGCTGGTCGCGGTCTACCTCGTCGAGTACGGCGGCGGCACGCGGCTGGGCAAGGTCACCACGTTCATGGTCGACATCCTCACCGGTGTGCCCTCGATCGTCGCGGCGCTGTTCATCTACGCCCTGTGGGTGGCGACGCTGGGCTTCGAGCGCTCCGGCTTCGCGGTGTCGCTGTCGCTGGTGCTGCTGATGATCCCCGTCATCGTGCGCGCCACCGAGGAGATGCTGCGCATCGTCCCGATGGATCTGCGCGAGGCGAGTTACGCACTGGGCGTGCCGAAGTGGAAGACGATCGTGCGCATCGTCATCCCGACGGCGCTGTCCGGCATCGTCACCGGCGTCATGCTGGCCCTGGCTCGCGTCATGGGTGAGACGGCGCCGCTGCTGATCCTGGTCGGTTACGCCCAGGCGATGAACTTCGACATGTTCGGCGGCTTCATGGGATCGCTGCCCGGCATGATGTTCGACCAGATCTCGGCCGGTGCCGGCGCCAATCCCGTACCGACGGACCGGCTGTGGGGCGCCGCCCTCACGCTGATCCTGCTCATCGCGATCCTGAACGTCGCGGCCCGTCTGGTCGCCAAGATCTTCGCCCCGAAGAAGGTATAG
- the pstS gene encoding phosphate ABC transporter substrate-binding protein PstS: protein MKLNRIGKGMGTALTMTAATALLLTACGSDNNSGSSSSGGSSSGSASASSADCAGKASLTAEGSTAQQNAIAEFNKVWGQVCSGKNLSYNPTGSGAGREQFIAKQVDFAGSDSALSKEQIQQAADRCGGNPAWNLPLVFGPVAMAYNVDGVDKLVVNGDVLAKIFQGQITKWNDPAIAALNSGASLPDTDIKPVYRSDSSGTTDNFQKYLGAAAPQSWTKGAGSEFQGGAGEGAQKSSGVVQAVQATPGAIGYVEKGFAQQAGLKMAQIDNGAGAVELTDDTAKKAIDAAKFAAEGNDLALDLNSIYGTKESGAYPLVLATYEIVCSKGYDADTAAAVKSFLTVAANDGQANLAAAGYVPLPDAFKERLVTSINAIA from the coding sequence GTGAAGCTCAATCGCATCGGCAAGGGCATGGGAACGGCACTCACGATGACCGCCGCCACCGCCCTGCTGCTGACTGCATGTGGCAGCGACAACAACTCGGGCAGCTCTTCGTCCGGGGGCTCCTCGTCGGGTAGCGCGTCCGCCTCGTCGGCCGACTGCGCGGGCAAGGCCTCGCTGACCGCCGAGGGTTCGACGGCACAGCAGAACGCCATCGCCGAGTTCAACAAGGTGTGGGGCCAGGTCTGCTCCGGCAAGAACCTGTCCTACAACCCCACCGGCTCGGGCGCCGGCCGTGAGCAGTTCATCGCCAAGCAGGTCGACTTCGCCGGCTCGGACTCCGCGCTGAGCAAGGAGCAGATCCAGCAGGCCGCCGACCGCTGCGGCGGCAACCCGGCGTGGAACCTGCCGCTTGTCTTCGGCCCGGTCGCGATGGCCTACAACGTCGACGGCGTGGACAAGCTGGTCGTCAACGGCGACGTGCTGGCCAAGATCTTCCAGGGTCAGATCACCAAGTGGAACGACCCGGCCATCGCCGCGCTGAACAGCGGTGCCTCCCTGCCGGACACCGACATCAAGCCGGTCTATCGCTCGGACTCGTCGGGCACCACCGACAACTTCCAGAAGTACCTGGGCGCGGCCGCTCCGCAGTCGTGGACCAAGGGCGCGGGCAGTGAGTTCCAGGGCGGCGCCGGCGAGGGCGCGCAGAAGTCCTCGGGTGTCGTGCAGGCCGTGCAGGCCACCCCGGGCGCCATCGGCTACGTCGAGAAGGGCTTCGCCCAGCAGGCCGGCCTGAAGATGGCCCAGATCGACAACGGCGCCGGCGCGGTCGAGCTGACCGACGACACCGCCAAGAAGGCCATCGACGCCGCCAAGTTCGCGGCCGAGGGCAACGACCTGGCGCTCGACCTGAACTCGATCTACGGCACCAAGGAGTCCGGCGCCTACCCGCTGGTCCTCGCCACCTACGAGATCGTGTGCTCGAAGGGCTACGACGCCGACACCGCCGCCGCGGTGAAGTCGTTCCTGACCGTGGCCGCCAACGACGGCCAGGCCAACCTCGCCGCCGCCGGCTACGTGCCGCTGCCGGACGCCTTCAAGGAGCGTCTGGTCACGTCGATCAACGCGATCGCCTGA
- the dusB gene encoding tRNA dihydrouridine synthase DusB, with translation MQIGPIALRSPVVLAPMAGVTNVAFRTLCRELELAREGTVSGLYVCEMVTARALVERHPVTMHMTTFAPEESPRSLQLYTVDPANTYAAAKMIVDEDFADHIDMNFGCPVPKVTRRGGGAALPYKRALFGQIVAAAVRATEGTDVPVTVKFRVGIDDDHHTHLDAGRIAAAEGAAAVALHARTASQRYSGTADWSQIAALKDHVTSVPVLGNGDIFDADDALRMMAVTGCDGVVIGRGCLGRPWLFAELSAAFGGRPVKTPPTLGEVARIIRRHGELLAAHFGEDKGMRDIRKHVAWYLHGFPAGADLRRALALVKTLAELDDLLARLDSDVPFPRAAEGPRGRQGSAGSVALPEGWLDDPDDCTVPAAADVMNSGG, from the coding sequence CTGCAGATCGGGCCGATCGCGTTGCGCAGCCCCGTCGTCCTGGCGCCGATGGCCGGCGTCACGAACGTCGCGTTCCGCACGCTGTGCCGGGAACTCGAACTCGCCCGCGAGGGCACGGTCAGCGGCCTCTACGTCTGCGAGATGGTCACCGCCCGCGCGCTCGTCGAGCGCCACCCGGTCACCATGCACATGACGACGTTCGCGCCCGAGGAGTCGCCGCGGTCACTGCAGCTCTACACCGTCGACCCGGCCAACACCTACGCGGCGGCCAAGATGATCGTCGACGAGGATTTCGCCGACCACATCGACATGAACTTCGGCTGCCCGGTCCCGAAGGTGACCCGGCGCGGCGGCGGAGCGGCGCTGCCGTACAAGCGCGCGCTCTTCGGCCAGATCGTCGCCGCGGCCGTGCGCGCCACCGAGGGCACCGACGTTCCCGTCACGGTCAAGTTCCGCGTCGGCATCGACGACGACCACCACACCCACCTCGACGCCGGCCGCATCGCCGCGGCCGAGGGTGCCGCCGCCGTCGCGCTGCACGCGCGCACTGCCTCGCAGCGGTACTCCGGCACGGCCGACTGGAGCCAGATCGCCGCCCTCAAGGACCACGTCACCTCGGTGCCCGTGCTCGGCAACGGCGACATCTTCGACGCCGACGACGCCCTGCGGATGATGGCCGTCACGGGCTGCGACGGCGTCGTCATCGGCCGCGGCTGCCTGGGCAGGCCTTGGCTGTTCGCCGAACTGTCCGCCGCCTTCGGCGGACGTCCGGTCAAGACCCCGCCGACGCTGGGCGAGGTGGCCCGCATCATCCGTCGACACGGCGAGCTGCTCGCCGCGCACTTCGGCGAGGACAAGGGCATGCGGGACATCCGCAAGCACGTCGCCTGGTACCTGCACGGCTTCCCCGCCGGGGCCGACCTGCGCCGGGCGCTGGCCCTGGTGAAGACGCTCGCCGAACTCGACGACCTGCTGGCCCGGCTCGATTCGGACGTGCCGTTTCCGCGAGCGGCCGAGGGCCCGCGCGGGCGGCAGGGGTCGGCGGGTTCGGTGGCACTACCCGAGGGCTGGCTCGACGACCCCGACGACTGCACGGTCCCCGCCGCGGCCGACGTCATGAATTCGGGCGGCTGA
- a CDS encoding MarR family winged helix-turn-helix transcriptional regulator, whose amino-acid sequence MKTKSSLIAEIDGLMGALGIEFGGDGDGDAERDFLVERCPERLEPLARTLPTLSLHLLAGIADGPVSVVGLAARSGQLKGTVSKHVQRLVEAGLVERTPVPGNRKEVELRLTADGALVERAHDALHAEMAAGMRAFLSRYRVADLEVIETVLRDLLAARARGLGRA is encoded by the coding sequence ATGAAAACCAAGTCGTCGCTGATCGCCGAGATCGACGGCCTGATGGGGGCGCTCGGCATCGAGTTCGGTGGTGACGGCGACGGCGACGCCGAGCGGGACTTCCTGGTCGAGCGGTGCCCGGAGCGCCTCGAACCTCTGGCACGCACGCTGCCCACGCTGTCACTGCACCTGCTCGCCGGGATCGCCGACGGCCCGGTGAGCGTGGTCGGTCTGGCCGCCCGCTCGGGTCAGCTCAAGGGCACGGTGTCCAAGCACGTGCAGCGCCTGGTGGAGGCGGGGCTGGTGGAACGCACGCCGGTGCCGGGCAACCGCAAGGAGGTGGAGCTGCGCCTGACCGCCGATGGCGCTCTCGTCGAACGCGCGCACGACGCCCTGCACGCCGAGATGGCGGCCGGCATGCGCGCATTCCTGAGCCGTTACCGCGTAGCCGATCTCGAGGTGATCGAGACGGTGTTGCGTGACCTGCTGGCCGCACGCGCCCGCGGGCTCGGCAGGGCCTAG
- the pstC gene encoding phosphate ABC transporter permease subunit PstC, protein MTDRVSDGMTVTTPDPTGAGSGEALAAPIPEPDPISTNPNKGGKVRLGDRVFRGLSEGAGILIVVLIGAIGVFLLMRAIPALARNEVNFFTYGGNWITTDTSAMTFGILDLLQVTVFVSVFALLLAMPIALGIAIFLTQYSPKRLSGPLAYMVDLLAAVPSIVYGVWGLYVLAPVLKPFAVFLNENLSWLFLFKTGNASVAGGGTIFTAGIVLAVMILPIITAVTREVFVQTPRGQIEAALALGATRWEVVRTTVLPFGLSGYISGAMLGLGRALGETIALLIILRGTQTAFSWSLFDGGYTFASKIAATASEFNDQYKAGAYIAAGLVLFILTFVVNSAARAAVAGRGAK, encoded by the coding sequence ATGACCGACAGGGTCTCCGACGGGATGACAGTGACGACACCAGATCCGACCGGAGCGGGGTCGGGCGAGGCACTTGCCGCGCCCATCCCCGAGCCGGACCCCATCTCCACCAATCCGAACAAGGGCGGCAAGGTCCGCCTGGGGGACCGCGTCTTCCGCGGTCTGTCCGAGGGCGCCGGCATCCTGATCGTCGTCCTCATCGGCGCGATCGGGGTGTTCCTCCTGATGCGCGCCATTCCGGCGCTCGCCCGCAACGAGGTGAACTTCTTCACCTACGGCGGCAACTGGATCACCACCGACACGTCGGCGATGACGTTCGGCATCCTCGACCTGCTGCAGGTGACGGTGTTCGTGTCGGTCTTCGCCCTGCTGCTGGCGATGCCGATCGCGCTGGGCATCGCGATCTTCCTGACCCAGTACTCGCCGAAGCGTCTCTCCGGTCCGCTGGCCTACATGGTGGACCTGCTGGCCGCGGTGCCGTCGATCGTCTACGGCGTGTGGGGCCTCTACGTCCTGGCGCCGGTGCTCAAGCCGTTCGCGGTGTTCCTCAACGAGAACCTGTCCTGGCTGTTCCTGTTCAAGACGGGCAACGCCTCGGTCGCCGGTGGCGGCACGATCTTCACGGCAGGGATCGTGCTGGCCGTGATGATCCTGCCGATCATCACCGCGGTGACCCGCGAGGTGTTCGTGCAGACCCCGCGCGGCCAGATCGAGGCCGCCCTGGCCCTCGGCGCGACGCGCTGGGAGGTCGTGCGCACCACGGTGCTGCCGTTCGGCCTGTCGGGCTACATCAGCGGCGCGATGCTCGGCCTCGGCCGCGCGCTCGGTGAGACCATCGCCCTGCTGATCATCCTGCGCGGTACGCAGACCGCGTTCAGCTGGTCGCTGTTCGACGGCGGCTACACCTTCGCCAGCAAGATCGCCGCCACGGCGAGCGAATTCAACGACCAGTACAAGGCGGGCGCGTACATCGCCGCCGGCCTGGTGCTCTTCATCCTCACGTTCGTGGTGAACTCGGCGGCGCGCGCCGCCGTCGCCGGAAGGGGCGCCAAGTGA
- a CDS encoding acyl-ACP desaturase, protein MSDQRNERPDIQLLRELEPVVEENINRHLRMRKDWNPHDYIPWSDGKNFYALGGKEWSPEESKLSEVAQTAMVQNLLTEDNLPSYHREIAMNFTMDGPWGWWVNRWTAEENRHGIALRDYLLVTRAIDPVELETVRLEQVTRGFSPGQNQQGDLFAESLFDSVIYVTFQELATRVSHRNTGKACNESVADQLLGRISADENLHMIFYRDISAAGIDIAPNQAMHSLHRVLRNFKMPGFTVPEFRRKAVIIAVGGVYDPRIHLDDVVMPVLKKWRIFEREDFTGEAARLRDDLGALVEELEEACVKFEVAKERRLERERQVAEKKARKNLLVSSSAAG, encoded by the coding sequence ATGTCGGATCAGCGCAACGAACGGCCGGACATCCAGCTGCTGCGCGAGCTGGAGCCGGTCGTCGAGGAGAACATCAACCGGCACCTGCGCATGCGCAAGGACTGGAACCCGCACGACTACATCCCGTGGTCGGACGGCAAGAACTTCTATGCGCTGGGCGGCAAGGAGTGGAGCCCCGAGGAGTCCAAGCTCTCCGAGGTGGCGCAGACCGCGATGGTGCAGAACCTCCTCACCGAGGACAACCTGCCCTCCTACCACCGCGAGATCGCCATGAACTTCACGATGGACGGGCCGTGGGGCTGGTGGGTCAACCGGTGGACCGCCGAGGAGAACCGCCACGGCATCGCGCTGCGCGACTACCTGCTGGTGACCCGTGCGATCGACCCCGTCGAGCTGGAGACGGTGCGGCTCGAGCAGGTCACCCGCGGCTTCTCCCCCGGCCAGAACCAGCAGGGCGACCTGTTCGCCGAAAGCCTCTTCGACTCCGTCATCTACGTGACGTTCCAGGAGCTGGCGACCCGCGTCTCGCACCGCAACACCGGCAAGGCCTGCAACGAGTCGGTCGCCGATCAGCTGCTCGGCCGCATCTCCGCCGACGAGAACCTGCACATGATCTTCTACCGGGACATCTCGGCCGCCGGCATCGACATCGCCCCCAACCAGGCGATGCACTCGCTGCACCGGGTGCTGCGCAACTTCAAGATGCCCGGGTTCACCGTGCCCGAGTTCCGCCGCAAGGCCGTAATCATCGCCGTCGGCGGCGTCTACGACCCGCGCATCCACCTCGACGACGTCGTGATGCCGGTGCTCAAGAAGTGGCGCATCTTCGAGCGCGAGGACTTCACCGGCGAGGCCGCGCGGCTGCGTGACGACCTCGGCGCGCTGGTCGAGGAACTCGAGGAGGCCTGCGTGAAGTTCGAGGTGGCCAAGGAACGCCGCCTCGAGCGCGAGCGCCAGGTCGCCGAGAAGAAGGCCCGCAAGAACCTGCTGGTCTCCTCCTCGGCCGCGGGATGA
- a CDS encoding quinone oxidoreductase family protein: MHAAVVHAWGTPPTYTEVPDPEPRDGTVVATVEASALTNLTRGIVSGKHYASREIGLPAIPGVDGVARLEDGRRVYASAISAHGMMAERTAIDPAGTVEIPAGVDSVTAAALPNPGTSAWMALAHGAAIRPGQRILVLGATGVTGATAVQLATSMFGAGHVTVAGRDAERLNWLLGVGADDAIAMRDEDLATRVGELHAAEPFDAVLDYLWGEPAAVTLRALAASHPSTHYHPTRWVQIGSMAGDEIALPAGVLRGTAITVSGIGFGSIPPEVIARSRTEALPLLFDMVADGRLHLATAERPLADVERVWTTPEPSGTRVVLVP; the protein is encoded by the coding sequence ATGCACGCCGCCGTCGTCCATGCCTGGGGCACGCCCCCGACCTACACCGAGGTGCCCGACCCCGAACCGCGCGACGGCACCGTCGTCGCCACGGTCGAGGCGTCGGCACTGACCAACCTGACCCGCGGCATCGTGTCCGGAAAGCACTACGCCAGCAGGGAAATCGGGCTTCCGGCCATCCCCGGGGTGGACGGCGTCGCGCGGCTCGAGGACGGCCGCCGCGTCTACGCCAGCGCGATCAGCGCCCACGGCATGATGGCCGAGCGGACGGCGATCGATCCGGCCGGCACCGTCGAGATCCCGGCCGGCGTCGACTCGGTGACCGCCGCCGCGCTACCCAACCCCGGCACGTCGGCATGGATGGCGCTCGCACACGGCGCCGCGATCCGGCCGGGCCAGCGCATCCTGGTCCTGGGAGCCACCGGCGTCACCGGCGCCACCGCGGTGCAACTGGCCACGTCCATGTTCGGCGCCGGGCACGTGACGGTCGCCGGACGCGACGCCGAGCGGCTGAACTGGTTACTCGGCGTGGGCGCCGACGACGCCATCGCGATGCGCGACGAAGACCTCGCGACGCGCGTCGGCGAACTGCACGCCGCCGAACCCTTCGACGCCGTCCTGGACTACCTGTGGGGCGAGCCCGCGGCCGTCACCCTGCGCGCCCTGGCCGCCAGCCACCCGTCCACGCACTATCACCCGACCCGGTGGGTGCAGATCGGCTCGATGGCCGGAGACGAGATCGCGCTGCCGGCCGGCGTCCTGCGTGGCACCGCGATCACGGTGTCCGGCATCGGTTTCGGCAGCATCCCGCCCGAGGTGATCGCGCGTTCGCGCACCGAGGCTCTGCCGCTGCTGTTCGACATGGTCGCCGACGGGCGGCTGCACCTGGCCACCGCCGAGCGGCCGCTGGCCGACGTCGAGCGGGTGTGGACCACCCCGGAGCCGTCCGGCACCCGCGTCGTCCTCGTCCCCTAG
- a CDS encoding LCP family protein has protein sequence MSDGDDATPGRRRSDSSGDDNQWLTRSPRRARGAAPWERGSTSDRFSAARSTGPDDRTNDASDDSAVGDSAVGDAAVDDSAIDDAPAGNHTDGVTVADLIAKLAGTAGPGSRAERARHRSRDEHETDAAPEPEPTPEPERTPVPPFSAWPIAAAPVGDPETDVFPALPAHADELPVLSGTPRPAATPERTDETTVLPAVRGRRTRRSARVAGRIAAAMVAVVALGSTGAAWQWQSMKNQSLNKVAALDPNSRDILDPNAQFGDENFLIVGTDTRLGANSDMGAGTTDDAAGARSDTVMLVNIPANRKRVVAVSFPRDLSIKPQECEPWDPQTRAYGPITDEESPMYGMEKVYTETKLNSAYAVGGPKCLVKVIQKLSGLSVNRFMAVDFAGFQTMVDALGGVEVCSTTPLEDYELGTVLPTAGRQIVDGHTALQYVRARQVTTETNGDYGRIKRQQLFLSSLLRSLISKDTFFSLSKLNNVVNMFIADSYVDNINTKDLVDLGQSVQGVNAGRITFVTVPTVGYADEYGNEVPRTDDMRALFDAIINDDPLPEERNADDTPVPGAPPSAEQAAPDAHGEMVAAVTTDPGTVTVRVSNSTGEDGLASTAASELKAHGFNVVEPDDYPGPLDHTTVFFSAGNEEAAATVASSFANPTIERVSGMGDEIRVVLGSDFSTVAAPSPSGSPVQVQVVKGTSSEPTQLPEDLTVTNAADTSCEG, from the coding sequence ATGAGTGACGGTGACGACGCCACTCCTGGCCGTCGGCGCTCGGACTCGTCCGGCGACGACAACCAATGGCTTACCCGATCCCCGCGCCGAGCGCGAGGCGCCGCGCCGTGGGAGCGCGGATCGACCTCGGATCGCTTCAGTGCCGCCCGATCAACGGGCCCCGACGACCGCACGAATGACGCATCAGACGATTCCGCCGTCGGCGACTCCGCTGTCGGTGACGCCGCTGTCGATGACTCCGCAATCGATGACGCGCCGGCGGGCAACCACACCGACGGCGTCACCGTCGCCGATCTGATCGCCAAGCTCGCCGGCACCGCCGGCCCGGGATCCCGTGCCGAGCGCGCCCGGCACCGCAGCCGCGACGAGCACGAGACCGACGCGGCGCCCGAACCGGAACCGACACCCGAGCCCGAGCGCACCCCGGTGCCGCCGTTCTCGGCGTGGCCCATCGCCGCTGCGCCCGTGGGGGACCCGGAGACCGACGTCTTCCCGGCGCTGCCCGCGCACGCCGACGAGCTGCCGGTGCTCAGCGGTACCCCGCGCCCGGCCGCGACACCGGAGCGCACCGACGAGACCACGGTGCTGCCCGCGGTCCGCGGCCGCCGCACCCGCAGATCCGCCCGCGTGGCGGGCCGCATCGCAGCGGCCATGGTGGCGGTCGTCGCCCTCGGCTCGACGGGCGCGGCCTGGCAGTGGCAGTCGATGAAGAACCAGAGCCTCAACAAGGTCGCCGCGCTCGACCCCAACTCGCGCGACATCCTCGATCCGAACGCCCAGTTCGGTGACGAGAACTTCCTCATCGTCGGCACCGACACCCGCCTCGGCGCCAACAGCGACATGGGAGCGGGCACCACCGACGACGCCGCCGGCGCCCGCTCGGACACGGTGATGCTGGTGAACATCCCCGCCAACCGCAAACGCGTGGTCGCGGTGTCGTTCCCCCGCGATCTGTCGATCAAGCCGCAGGAGTGCGAGCCGTGGGATCCGCAGACCCGCGCCTACGGCCCGATCACCGACGAAGAGTCGCCGATGTACGGCATGGAGAAGGTGTACACCGAGACCAAGCTGAACTCGGCATACGCCGTCGGTGGTCCGAAGTGCCTGGTCAAGGTGATCCAGAAGCTCTCCGGCCTGTCGGTCAACCGCTTCATGGCCGTGGACTTCGCCGGCTTCCAGACCATGGTGGACGCACTCGGCGGCGTCGAGGTGTGCAGCACCACGCCGCTCGAGGACTACGAGCTGGGCACCGTGCTGCCCACCGCCGGGCGGCAGATCGTCGACGGGCACACCGCACTGCAGTACGTGCGCGCCCGCCAGGTGACCACCGAGACCAACGGTGACTACGGCCGCATCAAACGCCAGCAGCTGTTCCTGTCGTCCCTGCTGCGCTCGCTGATCAGCAAGGACACGTTCTTCTCGCTGAGCAAGCTGAACAACGTCGTCAACATGTTCATCGCCGACAGCTACGTCGACAACATCAACACCAAGGATCTCGTCGACCTCGGCCAGTCCGTGCAGGGCGTCAACGCCGGCCGCATCACGTTCGTCACCGTCCCGACGGTGGGCTACGCCGACGAGTACGGCAACGAGGTGCCCCGCACCGACGACATGCGCGCGCTGTTCGACGCGATCATCAACGACGACCCGCTGCCCGAGGAGCGCAACGCCGACGACACACCGGTTCCGGGCGCGCCGCCCAGCGCCGAGCAGGCCGCGCCCGATGCGCACGGCGAGATGGTCGCCGCCGTCACCACCGACCCCGGCACGGTGACGGTGCGGGTGTCGAATTCGACCGGCGAGGACGGCCTCGCGTCGACGGCGGCCAGCGAGCTGAAGGCGCACGGGTTCAACGTCGTCGAGCCGGACGACTACCCCGGCCCGCTCGACCACACGACGGTGTTCTTCTCCGCCGGCAACGAGGAGGCCGCCGCGACGGTCGCCTCGTCCTTCGCCAACCCCACGATCGAGCGGGTGTCCGGCATGGGTGACGAGATCCGCGTCGTGCTGGGATCGGACTTCTCCACGGTCGCCGCGCCCTCCCCCAGCGGCTCGCCGGTGCAGGTACAGGTCGTCAAGGGCACCAGCAGCGAGCCGACGCAGCTGCCGGAGGATCTCACGGTGACCAACGCGGCGGACACCAGCTGCGAGGGCTGA
- the phoU gene encoding phosphate signaling complex protein PhoU: protein MRTAYHEQLADLSDLLGEMCGLAGVAMERSTQALLQADLVLAEQVITDHEHITALSVRAEEAAFVLLALQAPVAGDLRAIVSSIQIVADIDRMGALALHVAKIARRRHPAHALPEEVNGYFAEMGRVAVELGNSAQEVLLTRDPEKAAAIREEDDAMDDLHRHLFNVLMDREWKHGVTAAVDVTLLSRFYERFADHAVEVARRVIFQVTGHFPDEAELPTPS, encoded by the coding sequence ATGCGTACCGCCTACCACGAACAGCTGGCCGACCTGTCGGACCTCCTCGGCGAGATGTGCGGGCTTGCCGGCGTTGCGATGGAGCGGTCCACCCAGGCCCTGCTGCAGGCCGACCTGGTGCTCGCCGAGCAGGTCATCACCGACCACGAGCACATCACCGCCCTGAGCGTGCGCGCCGAGGAGGCGGCCTTCGTGCTGCTGGCGCTGCAGGCGCCGGTGGCCGGTGACCTCCGGGCGATCGTCAGCTCCATCCAGATCGTCGCCGACATCGACCGCATGGGTGCGCTCGCGCTGCACGTCGCCAAGATCGCCCGCCGCCGGCACCCCGCGCATGCCCTGCCCGAGGAGGTCAACGGCTACTTCGCCGAAATGGGCCGCGTCGCCGTCGAACTCGGCAACAGCGCGCAGGAGGTGCTGCTGACCCGCGACCCCGAGAAGGCCGCCGCCATCCGCGAGGAAGACGACGCGATGGACGACCTGCACCGACACCTGTTCAACGTGCTGATGGACCGGGAGTGGAAGCACGGCGTCACCGCCGCCGTCGACGTCACGCTGCTGAGCCGGTTCTACGAGCGCTTCGCCGATCACGCCGTCGAGGTCGCCCGCCGCGTCATCTTCCAGGTCACCGGCCACTTCCCCGACGAGGCCGAGCTGCCCACCCCCAGCTAG
- the pstB gene encoding phosphate ABC transporter ATP-binding protein PstB: MAKRLDLKDVNIYYGAFHAVSGVSLSVEPRSVTAFIGPSGCGKSTVLRTLNRMHEVIPGARVEGSVLLDGDDIYGAGVDPVGVRKTIGMVFQRPNPFPTMSIRDNVVAGLKLQGVRSKKTLDEVAERSLKGANLWNEVKDRLEKPGGGLSGGQQQRLCIARAIAVQPDVLLMDEPCSALDPISTLAIEDLISELKQDFTIVIVTHNMQQAARVSDQTAFFNLEATGKPGKLIEIDDTEKIFSNPTQKATEDYISGRFG; encoded by the coding sequence ATGGCCAAGCGCCTCGATCTCAAGGACGTCAACATCTACTACGGCGCCTTCCACGCCGTGTCGGGCGTCAGCCTGTCGGTGGAGCCGCGCAGCGTGACGGCCTTCATCGGTCCGTCGGGCTGTGGCAAGTCGACGGTGCTGCGCACGCTCAACCGCATGCACGAGGTGATCCCCGGCGCCCGCGTCGAGGGCTCGGTGCTGCTCGACGGCGACGACATCTACGGTGCCGGTGTCGACCCGGTGGGCGTCCGCAAGACCATCGGCATGGTGTTCCAGCGCCCGAACCCGTTCCCCACCATGAGCATTCGCGACAACGTGGTGGCCGGCCTGAAGCTGCAGGGCGTGCGGAGCAAGAAGACGCTCGACGAGGTCGCCGAGCGGTCGCTCAAGGGCGCCAACCTGTGGAACGAGGTCAAGGACCGCCTGGAGAAGCCGGGTGGCGGCCTCTCCGGTGGTCAGCAGCAGCGGCTGTGCATCGCCCGTGCGATCGCCGTGCAGCCCGACGTGCTGCTGATGGACGAGCCGTGCTCGGCGCTGGACCCGATCTCGACGCTGGCCATCGAGGATCTGATCTCGGAGCTGAAGCAGGACTTCACCATCGTCATCGTCACGCACAACATGCAGCAGGCTGCGCGCGTGAGCGACCAGACGGCGTTCTTCAACCTCGAGGCGACCGGCAAGCCCGGCAAGCTCATCGAGATCGACGACACCGAGAAGATCTTCTCGAACCCGACGCAGAAGGCCACCGAGGACTACATCTCCGGCCGCTTCGGTTAG